The Echeneis naucrates chromosome 10, fEcheNa1.1, whole genome shotgun sequence genome has a window encoding:
- the LOC115050334 gene encoding glutamine amidotransferase-like class 1 domain-containing protein 3A, mitochondrial isoform X1, producing the protein MYAKHWRAGFPTSDEETGMLWKRLYQSLGGQEEKRNILQESARIARGDVADMAKLDVSAFDAVIIPGGFGVAKNLSDWAVKNKDCTVLPQLEKIIKAFHKAGKPLGMCCISPILAVKLLPGCEVTVGQDEECEKFPYAKTAGVLKEMGCKHVNKDVGEAHVDVKNKLVTTCAFMCNASFHQIFDGIGVLVKETLILA; encoded by the exons ATGTATGCAAAACATTGGAGAGCAGGTTTTCCAAC CTCAGATGAGGAAACGGGCATGCTCTGGAAGAGACTCTATCAAAGTCTAGGAGGACAAG aggagaaaagaaacatccTGCAGGAAAGTGCCCGTATTGCAAGGGGTGACGTGGCTGATATGGCCAAGTTGGATGTTTCAGCATTTGATGCTGTCATCATCCCCG GTGGTTTTGGTGTGGCTAAGAACCTGAGTGACTGGGCAGTGAAAAATAAGGACTGCACCGTCCTGCCTCAGCTGGAGAAGATCATCAAGGCTTTCCACAAGGCTGGAAAGCCGCTGGGCATGTGCTGCATCTCCCCCATCCTTGCTGTCAAACTGCTGCCTGGCTGTGAGGTTACTGTGGGACAGGACGAAGAGTGCGAAAA GTTCCCGTACGCTAAGACAGCAGGTGTGCTGAAGGAGATGGGCTGCAAACATGTGAACAAGGATGTGGGAGAGGCTCATGTGGatgtcaaaaacaaactggtCACCACCTGTGCCTTCATGTGTAATGCCTCCTTTCATCAGATTTTTGATGGAATTGGTGTCTTAGTTAAAGAGACTCTGATACTGGCTTAA
- the LOC115050334 gene encoding glutamine amidotransferase-like class 1 domain-containing protein 3A, mitochondrial isoform X2, producing the protein MLWKRLYQSLGGQEEKRNILQESARIARGDVADMAKLDVSAFDAVIIPGGFGVAKNLSDWAVKNKDCTVLPQLEKIIKAFHKAGKPLGMCCISPILAVKLLPGCEVTVGQDEECEKFPYAKTAGVLKEMGCKHVNKDVGEAHVDVKNKLVTTCAFMCNASFHQIFDGIGVLVKETLILA; encoded by the exons ATGCTCTGGAAGAGACTCTATCAAAGTCTAGGAGGACAAG aggagaaaagaaacatccTGCAGGAAAGTGCCCGTATTGCAAGGGGTGACGTGGCTGATATGGCCAAGTTGGATGTTTCAGCATTTGATGCTGTCATCATCCCCG GTGGTTTTGGTGTGGCTAAGAACCTGAGTGACTGGGCAGTGAAAAATAAGGACTGCACCGTCCTGCCTCAGCTGGAGAAGATCATCAAGGCTTTCCACAAGGCTGGAAAGCCGCTGGGCATGTGCTGCATCTCCCCCATCCTTGCTGTCAAACTGCTGCCTGGCTGTGAGGTTACTGTGGGACAGGACGAAGAGTGCGAAAA GTTCCCGTACGCTAAGACAGCAGGTGTGCTGAAGGAGATGGGCTGCAAACATGTGAACAAGGATGTGGGAGAGGCTCATGTGGatgtcaaaaacaaactggtCACCACCTGTGCCTTCATGTGTAATGCCTCCTTTCATCAGATTTTTGATGGAATTGGTGTCTTAGTTAAAGAGACTCTGATACTGGCTTAA
- the LOC115050328 gene encoding cis-aconitate decarboxylase-like, whose translation MMSTLQRTIRPMWAVSLMHKSAVDVLKRPVPEETVTGSFGKFISEIKPQQLSSVVLHRSKRMVLDSIGVGLIGSTTDVFELALQHCQDMYAADDISSVYGRKNAKLSPTLAAFVNGVATHSMDFDDTWHPATHPSGAVLPAVLALGDMMPTNRKPSGLDFLLAFNVGIEIQGRLMRFSNEAHNIPKRFHPPTVVGTMGSAAACARLLSLDHSQCSHALAIAASLSGAPMANAATQSKPLHIANAARFGLEAALLASRGLKASPQVLDTVPGVAGFNAFYEDYVSRPLGSPSDDGHMFLLEEQDMAFKRFPAHLGMHWVADAAASVHKHLVGFGHSTFSPAQIQDIQLRVPKSKYINRPFPESEHEARHSFQFNACSALLDGEVTVQSFTPAAMSRPELLALLSRVHVEHPDDNPANFNCMYGEVQVTLLGGDILRGRCDTFYGHWRNPLTDDSLRKKFRNNAGMVLSSEKIERVIDVVDQLDRIENCSSLLSELQ comes from the exons ATGATGTCAACACTGCAG AGAACCATAAGACCAATGTGGGCAGTCAGTTTAATGCATAAGTCTGCAGTGGATG TTTTGAAGCGTCCGGTCCCTGAGGAGACAGTCACTGGCAGCTTTGGGAAGttcatcagtgaaataaaaccCCAGCAACTGTCCTCTGTTGTCCTCCACCGCAGCAAAAGGATGGTTCTGGACAGCATCGGGGTCGGTCTGATTGGGAGTACAACGGACGTGTTTGAACTGGCCCTGCAGCACTGTCAG GACATGTATGCAGCTGATGACATCAGCTCTGTATACGGACGTAAGAATGCCAAACTTTCCCCAACACTGGCAGCTTTTGTTAATGGAGTGGCA ACTCACTCCATGGACTTTGATGATACATGGCACCCTGCCACTCATCCCTCAGGAGCAGTCCTTCCTGCTGTGTTAGCACTCGGTGACATGATGCCCACTAACAGAAAACCCAGTGGCTTGGACTTCCTGCTTGCTTTCAATGTCGGCATCGAGATCCAGGGACGTCTGATGAGGTTCTCTAATGAGGCCCACAACATCCCCAAGAG GTTTCACCCTCCCACTGTAGTCGGGACAATGGGAAGTGCAGCTGCCTGTGCTCGCCTCTTGTCCTTGGATCACTCCCAGTGCAGTCATGCCTTAGCTAttgctgcctctctgtctggaGCTCCAATGGCTAATGCTGCCACTCAATCTAAACCGCTCCATATTGCCAATGCTGCACGCTTCGGGCTGGAGGCTGCTTTGCTGGCCTCACGAGGCCTCAAGGCAAGTCCTCAGGTCCTAGACACTGTCCCAGGAGTGGCCGGCTTCAATGCTTTTTATGAAGATTATGTGTCACGGCCTTTAGGGTCACCCAGTGATGACGGGCACATGTTCCTGCTGGAGGAGCAGGACATGGCTTTCAAGCGTTTCCCTGCCCATCTGGGGATGCACTGGGTGGCAGATGCTGCAGCCTCAGTCCATAAGCACCTTGTGGGCTTTGGCCACAGCACATTTTCCCCAGCTCAAATTCAGGACATCCAGCTCAGAGTCCCCAAATCAAAGTACATTAACAGGCCTTTCCCTGAGTCCGAGCATGAGGCCCGCCACTCCTTCCAATTCAATGCTTGCAGTGCTCTGTTGGATGGTGAGGTGACGGTGCAGTCCTTCACACCTGCTGCCATGAGCCGCCCGGAGCTGCTGGCTCTACTGAGCCGTGTTCACGTGGAGCATCCTGATGACAACCCAGCCAATTTCAACTGCATGTATGGCGAAGTCCAAGTGACACTTCTTGGAGGAGACATTCTGAGAGGACGCTGCGATACCTTCTACGGTCACTGGCGCAACCCACTGACCGATGACAGCCTGAGGAAGAAGTTCAGAAACAATGCCGGGATGGTGCTTTCTTCAGAAAAGATTGAGAGGGTGATCGATGTGGTGGACCAGTTGGACAGAATTGAAAAttgctcctctcttctttcaGAGCTACAATGA
- the LOC115050324 gene encoding uncharacterized protein LOC115050324, with amino-acid sequence MATVDGFPASFYGEPGVLGMLSNGISAFLVLLQNFSTAHTGIAPVGVENILAGVHLILIGGLCQLVAGLLSFRKYDHLSGTAFIGYAALWSSFGATRIYFGASDSALRTMNNMSLSINVTNSTCQNSTSDTCQLFLSVKESAIAGLVPFILLSFLFAFCSATVNYIMPFVFGAITATLIFEAVAVIVGSWALVVSGVLELLILLFAIYGSAALLVKGLTQRLALKGFGTPLFNVLLLGTPNSARAQSIGQEKKKNTKYAEPMALGFFSDTIAPFIFAFYSFGYMKSFGVGVAWVSIVSVAQLFSSYYAHLRQDCYYTTKFGLHAAYWLIKAWEEFVVSVLIAEESAVASGREPMVGDWFFVAAALVLCVGSLNMNVLELIHNMLFVLLTVSTVPQIPLQGYYIFFGVACSVFTAASLYATFSSLINTIAEKSLIPVGPQPISTEQLQKAFKCNRSNQGDQEALPTTDALFYLMNGVAALSALHAQVSSTNPSFLHLTVPWVLISGAIIQIYVSRLQVTGGGRFGSVISSFYVAVWATWTWFRFAGELLQISTEASFGFAAGAIAFLVMNAFLMLIAAYKNLVLLFLTTVMEVVLVCLLLSTLQRLPYQLEMAMLALLSIICIYGVLASLVNCVFSQRLLPLGPALIKEKVTQEASSEAPCPLATSRHTSGLLKIAGLLERGGVCGIPTDTVYALAASCKNPEAIEKIYNIKDRPAEKPICICISSVEQLVLAKPPFSPLLWEFMRNVYPGGISCIVNKGDWLLNLGVGAAYDRVGTRDSIMIRVPDHTVTAHLCNITGPLAITSANPSGEADSTHHSMVINRLGHKIQGVLCDGNSNEVVASTVVNCLRVDEGTITIVREGCVPAVKVRQIFDRVKSIMV; translated from the exons GTGAACCAGGTGTGTTGGGGATGCTGTCCAATGGGATCAGTGCCTTCCTTGTACTTCTGCAGAACTTCAGTACAGCACATACTGGCATTGCCCCAGTTGGAGTGGAAAACATACTTgcag GTGTCCATCTTATCCTAATCGGTGGTTTGTGCCAACTGGTGGCTGGACTGCTTTCCTTCAGAAAATATGATCATCTAAGTGGCACCGCCTTCATTGGCTATGCAGCTCTTTGGAGCAGTTTTGGAGCCACTCGAATCTACTTTGGTGCCTCAGACAGTGCTCTAAGAACAATGAACAACATGTCCTTGTCCATCAACGTGACAAACAGCACATGTCAGAATTCCACCTCAGACACTTGCCaattatttctgtctgtaaaagAGTCGGCGATTGCTGGTCTGGTCCCTTTCAtccttctgtccttcctcttcGCCTTCTGCTCTGCCACAGTCAACTACATCATGCCTTTTGTTTTCGGGGCCATCACGGCCACCTTAATTTTTGAAGCAGTGGCCGTCATAGTGGGCTCCTGGGCTCTGGTGGTCTCTGGGGTTCTCGAGTTGctcattcttctttttgccATCTACGGCTCGGCTGCACTGCTTGTCAAAGGACTGACTCAACGTCTTGCGCTCAAAGGTTTTGGTACCCCTCTCTTTAACGTTCTGCTGCTGGGGACCCCCAACTCAGCACGTGCACAAAGCATCGgccaagagaagaagaaaaacacaaaatatgctGAGCCCATGGCTTTGGGCTTCTTCTCTGACACCATTGCTCCATTTATCTTTGCTTTCTACAGCTTTGGGTATATGAAGTCCTTCGGTGTGGGAGTTGCGTGGGTTTCAATTGTCTCAGTTGCCCAGTTGTTCTCCAGCTACTATGCCCATCTGCGCCAAGATTGCTACTACACCACCAAGTTTGGTCTTCATGCTGCGTATTGGCTGATCAAGGCTTGGGAAGAGTTTGTGGTCTCGGTTCTGATTGCAGAGGAGAGCGCAGTGGCCTCAGGGAGGGAACCAATGGTGGGGGACTGGTTCTTTGTGGCGGCAGCCTTGGTGCTCTGTGTGGGAAGCCTGAACATGAACGTCCTGGAACTGATCCACAACATGCTCTTCGTGTTGCTCACCGTCTCAACAGTCCCCCAGATCCCCCTCCAGGGTTACTACATCTTCTTTGGTGTGGCTTGTTCGGTGTTCACTGCAGCCTCCCTGTATGCTACCTTCTCATCGCTCATCAACACGATAGCAGAGAAGTCTCTCATCCCTGTTGGGCCACAGCCCATCTCcactgagcagctgcagaaagctTTCAAGTGCAACAGGTCTAATCAGGGAGACCAGGAGGCGCTTCCGACTACAGATGCGCTGTTCTACCTTATGAATGGGGTTGCAGCTCTCTCAGCCCTCCATGCGCAAGTCTCGAGCACGAatccttccttcctccatctgaCTGTCCCTTGGGTCCTAATCTCTGGAGCCATCATCCAGATCTATGTCAGCCGCCTGCAGGTTACAGGAGGGGGACGTTTCGGATCCGTCATCTCGTCCTTCTATGTAGCAGTGTGGGCAACCTGGACCTGGTTTAGGTTTGCTG GTGAGCTCCTGCAAATTTCCACAGAAGCCTCCTTTGGCTTTGCAGCAGGAGCCATTGCTTTTCTTGTCATGAATGCATTCCTCATGCTGATAG CTGCCTACAAGAACCTGGTTTTGCTGTTTCTAACAACAGTCATGGAGGTTGTTCTGGTCTGTCTCCTGCTGTCCACACTCCAGCGGCTGCCATACCAACTAGAAA TGGCCATGCTTGCTCTGCTTTCAATAATTTGCATTTATGGAGTTCTGGCATCACTGGTCAACTGTGTCTTCTCACAGAGACTGCTGCCTTTGGGCCCTGCATTAATAAAG GAGAAGGTAACACAGGAAGCCTCTTCAGAGGCCCCCTGTCCATTGGCAACGTCACGACATACCAGTGGTCTCCTGAAGATTGCAGGCCTTCTGGAGAGAGGTGGGGTCTGTGGTATTCCCACAGACACAGTCTATGCCCTGGCTGCCTCCTGCAAGAATCCTGAGGCCATAGAGAAAATCTACAACATTAAA GACAGACCAGCAGAGAAGCccatctgtatctgtatctctAGTGTGGAGCAGCTGGTATTAGCCAAGCCTCCCTTCAGTCCTCTGCTCTGGGAGTTTATGAGGAACGTGTATCCCGGAGGCATCAGCTGCATCGTAAACAAAGGGGACTGGCTGTTGAATCTCG GAGTGGGAGCAGCTTATGACCGCGTTGGTACCCGTGACAGCATCATGATCCGCGTCCCCGACCACACTGTCACTGCCCACCTCTGTAACATCACTGGACCTCTTGCCATTACCTCAGCCAACCCCAGTGGAGAAGCAGACAGCACCCACCACAGCATGGTCATCAA TCGACTGGGACACAAGATCCAGGGAGTTCTGTGTGATGGCAACTCTAATGAAGTTGTTGCTTCTACTGTGGTCAACTGCCTGAGAGTTGATGAAG GGACCATCACCATTGTGAGGGAAGGCTGTGTCCCTGCTGTAAAGGTTCGACAGATCTTTGACAGAGTGAAAAGCATTATGGTGTAA
- the LOC115050059 gene encoding uncharacterized protein LOC115050059 yields MAQRGSLHVSVGILGISAGSLLLLVNDYGSSPENNLIPQTALGILLLIISALLAYAGVRRSLSHAQLFSSVCLTVSALWCGSGLVYILVGQGVVQPTELRAALVPGLAAFTLALFIIGSVALILRKAVLAFLAIGISLACAHQIAGLSAGGFGQSATAANYLLVSLVGGYFSVGRLLSVITDGKLQPPGTGIQKKSGLQTEQNQGCSDALSVGLVMNLLSASVLACPLLGVVPQLFTGHVPWLWTAGVFQLGMCVLFYRAMDTLAATFSGFTALLKFAEGYSALLSFYSIQPFSPVPFPVVFSVLFFILAVFSFQKSLLEGLYQFFFVAYCIAIAAQPQGFFQGGTQGVQAAIFIVSAFMLLIATFNMVSSTMIPTGQGHFKALVTKMQGLALRAHDKEFHTPHLGYSKYADAEVLGHACNVLAAFAVTATIGDRNPLHVLVLPWVVVAGGALQLLCGSVAFARGKTFESTVFIFYGMMWTMWGLTRYGGLYGETRSFHLSVGIISFMLFNVLVTAAALFLNVAWFVYAFTFQLILISFLLDAVGALPFGYDIGVTIIFGLVSFYFFLSHIFNSTFQSPQIPLGNPLVKLSGVGGGAHVCPHVTARKASSVQQIAEIMKNGGICGMPTDTVYVLVAACNRPDAIVKAYKVKKKAEDRPMSMWVSSIKQLEPVRHLLSPLLLDFMEAAWPSSISMVIPRGPWLDFYGLGDAAKHIGTPQSIAIRNPDCAVATHLISLVGPIAVTSANPTGEADTTHHNQVYAKLLDKVEGVLCDGPSPENIASTVVDCTKIETGHIGFFRVGLIPKSKVLQIFEEVQRRHRHGQTNPVFEPDLHPTETQPDLSSDEDSTIESQRETENSTPPTASPEQSPVLGDRS; encoded by the exons ATGGCTCAGCGCGGCTCCCTTCACGTGTCCGTGGGAATCCTGGGAATCTCCGCAG GGTCTCTCCTGCTCTTGGTGAACGACTATGGCAGCTCTCCAGAAAATAACTTGATCCCCCAAACAGCTCTGGGGATTCTGCTCCTCATCATTTCGGCCCTCTTAGCTTATGCAG gtgtccGTCGCAGTCTGTCCCACGCCcagctgttttcatctgtgtgtctgactgtctctgctctgtggtgTGGTTCAGGTCTAGTGTACATCCTGGTGGGGCAGGGAGTTGTTCAGCCCACAGAGCTGAGAGCCGCCCTGGTCCCCGGTCTGGCAGCGTTCACTTTAGCTCTGTTCATCATCGGCAGTGTTGCCCTCATTTTGAGGAAAGCAGTTCTGGCTTTCCTGGCTATTGGTATTAGTTTAGCGTGCGCCCATCAGATTGCAGGTCTGTCAGCTGGCGGTTTCGGTCAGTCTGCCACGGCGGCTAACTACCTCCTCGTCTCTCTGGTGGGCGGTTACTTTAGTGTTGGCCGTCTGCTGTCCGTTATCACTGACGGTAAACTTCAACCTCCAGGAACAGGCATTCAGAAAAAATCAGggctgcagacagagcagaatCAGGGATGCAGTGATGCGCTGTCAGTGGGTTTGGTGATGAACCTGTTGTCTGCCTCAGTGTTGGCCTGTCCCCTGTTAGGTGTCGTCCCCCAGCTCTTCACTGGTCATGTCCCCTGGCTGTGGACCGCTGGAGTCTTCCAGCTTGGCATGTGTGTTCTGTTTTACCGAGCGATGGACACACTAGCTGCCACTTTTTCTGGCTTCACTGCTCTGTTGAAATTTGCAGAAGGTTACAGTGCTCTGTTATCGTTTTACTCAATCCAGCCTTTCTCCCCGGTCCCCTTCCCGGTCGTCTTCTCTGTGCTTTTCTTCATCTTGGCTGTGTTCAGTTTTCAGAAGAGTTTGCTGGAGGGGCTCTACCAGTTCTTCTTTGTGGCCTACTGTATTGCCATTGCAGCTCAGCCTCAGGGTTTCTTCCAAGGCGGCACTCAGGGCGTACAGGCAGCAATCTTCATAGTCTCTGCGTTCATGCTTTTAATTGCCACATTCAATATGGTTTCCAGCACCATGATTCCCACAGGGCAGGGCCATTTCAAGGCTTTAGTAACGAAGATGCAGGGACTCGCCCTCAGAGCGCACGATAAAGAGTTTCATACTCCTCACCTGGGCTACTCCAAATATGCAGATGCAGAGGTTTTAGGCCATGCCTGCAATGTGTTGGCTGCTTTTGCTGTGACAGCCACAATTGGTGACAGAAATCCTCTTCATGTGCTGGTTTTGCCCTGGGTGGTGGTGGCTGGTGGGGCACTCCAGCTGCTCTGTGGCTCAGTGGCTTTCGCTCGGGGGAAAACATTTGAGAgcacagttttcattttctatggCATGATGTGGACAATGTGGGGGCTGACACGATATGGCGGCTTGTACGGTGAAACGAGAAGCTTTCATTTGTCTGTGGGGATCATTAGCTTCATGCTGTTTAACGTTTTAGTGACAGCCGCGGCACTGTTTCTAAATGTCGCCTGGTTTGTCTACGCCTTCACTTTCCAACTGATCCTCATTAGCTTCCTACTGGATGCAGTCGGTGCTCTGCCTTTTGGTTATGACATCGGAGTCACCATAATCTTTGGgcttgtcagtttttattttttcctgagCCACATTTTCAACAGCACCTTCCAGTCCCCTCAGATCCCCTTAGGGAACCCTTTAGTCAAGCTGAGTGGTGTTGGGGGAGGTGCACATGTTTGTCCACATGTGACAGCCCGCAAAGCCTCATCAGTCCAGCAGATAGCAG aaaTCATGAAAAACGGCGGCATATGTGGAATGCCTACTGACACCGTCTATGTGCTGGTGGCAGCTTGCAATCGACCTGATGCAATAGTTAAAGCTTATAA GGTGAAGAAGAAGGCGGAGGACAGACCCATGTCCATGTGGGTCTCCTCCATCAAGCAGCTGGAGCCGGTGCGTCACCTGCTGAGTCCTCTGCTGCTGGACTTCATGGAGGCTGCGTGGCCCTCCTCCATTAGCATGGTTATACCCagag GCCCATGGTTGGACTTCTACGGTTTGGGAGATGCTGCCAAACACATCGGGACCCCACAAAGCATAGCCATCAGAAACCCGGACTGTGCTGTGGCCACCCACCTGATTAGTCTG GTGGGGCCCATTGCAGTAACGTCAGCCAACCCTACAGGCGAAGCAGACACAACTCACCACAACCAGGTTTATGCCAAACTATTAGACAAG GTGGAAGGCGTTCTGTGTGATGGCCCCTCCCCAGAAAATATTGCATCTACTGTGGTTGACTGTACTAAGATTGAAACAGGACACATTGGTTTCTTCAGAGTGGGGCTCATTCCGAAATCCAAG GTTCTTCAGATCTTTGAGGAGGTTCAAAGACGACACAGACACGGACAGACCAATCCAGTTTTTGAGCCCGATCTGCATCCAACAGAGACACAACCAGACCTAAGTTCAGACGAAGACAGCACAATAGAGTCACAAAGAGAGACTGAAAACTCAACACCACCCACAGCTTCACCTGAGCAAAGCCCAGTCCTGGGAGATCGGTCTTAG
- the LOC115050078 gene encoding glutamine amidotransferase-like class 1 domain-containing protein 3A, mitochondrial: MAKRVAVILSGCGVYDGTEIHEASAVLVHLSRAGAKVQMFAPNADQMHVVNHCEGKPTEEKRNILQESARIARGDVADMAKLDVSAFDAVIIPGGFGVAKNLSDWAVKNKDCTVLPQLEKIIKAFHKAGKPLGMCCISPILAVKLLPGCEVTVGQDEECEKFPYAKTAGVLKEMGCKHVNKDVGEAHVDVKNKLVTTCAFMCNASFHQIFDGIGVLVKETLKLA; encoded by the exons ATGGCAAAGCGTGTTGCAGTTATTCTCTCAGGCTGTGGCGTTTATGATGGGACAGAGATCCATGAGGCCTCCGCTGTCCTCGTCCACCTGAGCCGTGCTGGAGCAAAA GTGCAGATGTTTGCTCCAAATGCCGATCAGATGCATGTTGTAAATCACTGTGAGGGGAAACctacagaggagaaaagaaacatccTGCAGGAAAGTGCCCGTATTGCAAGGGGTGACGTGGCTGATATGGCCAAGTTGGATGTTTCAGCATTTGATGCTGTCATCATCCCCG GTGGTTTTGGTGTGGCTAAGAACCTGAGTGACTGGGCAGTGAAAAATAAGGACTGCACCGTCCTGCCTCAGCTGGAGAAGATCATCAAGGCTTTCCACAAGGCTGGAAAGCCGCTGGGCATGTGCTGCATCTCCCCCATCCTTGCTGTCAAACTGCTGCCTGGCTGTGAGGTTACTGTGGGACAGGACGAAGAGTGCGAAAA GTTCCCGTACGCTAAGACAGCAGGTGTGCTGAAGGAGATGGGCTGCAAACATGTGAACAAGGATGTGGGAGAGGCTCATGTGGatgtcaaaaacaaactggtCACCACCTGTGCCTTCATGTGTAATGCCTCCTTTCATCAGATTTTTGATGGAATTGGTGTCTTAGTTAAAGAGACTCTGAAACTGGCTTAA
- the LOC115050207 gene encoding uncharacterized protein LOC115050207, with protein MASKLQETYKQQGFLTDLPVLDEVELRAARNAFAELEKEFGEDYTQYSLHNVHLQYPWVMGLTKHPKLMEVIKTILGPHVILLDSRFICKYPALRPANIQENEGETKPEKKTGQSGLPYVAWHQDMRYWGITGGPVVSVWLALDDSLKENGALRVIPGSHCSGMFPHRQATQSGNMLSVNQEIPDELVQVDEAVLCPLLAGSMSIHDGFLVHASDPNTSQRRRCGFVIRYVPTCAYPIQDPDRPRKFPAAKLISGTDQFNHFSDKST; from the exons ATGGCATCTAAACTGCAAGAGACCTACAAACAGCAGGGCTTTCTCACAGACCTGCCTGTGTTAGACGAGGTGGAGCTGAGGGCAGCCAGAAATGCCTTCGCTGAACTGGAGAAAGAATTTG GGGAGGACTACACCCAGTACAGCCTCCACAATGTCCACCTTCAGTACCCGTGGGTGATGGGCCTGACCAAACACCCTAAACTCATGGAAGTGATCAAAACCATCCTTGGCCCTCATGTCATCCTGCTGGACTCCCGCTTCATCTGCAAATACCCAGCGCTCAGGCCAGCCAACATCCAGGAGAATGAAGGAGAAACCAAACCTGAAAAGAAAACTGGCCAGAGTGGACTGCCATACGTGGCCTGGCATCAGGATATGAG GTACTGGGGAATCACTGGTGGCCCTGTTGTCTCTGTTTGGCTCGCTTTAGATGATTCACTGAAGGAGAATGGAGCCCTTCGCGTCATCCCAG GCAGCCACTGTTCAGGTATGTTTCCCCATCGTCAGGCCACCCAATCTGGAAACATGCTGTCAGTCAACCAGGAAATCCCAGACGAGTTGGTGCAAGTCGATGAAGCTGTTCTTTGCCCTCTGTTGGCAGGAAGCATGTCT ATCCATGATGGATTCCTGGTCCATGCCAGTGATCCCAACACATCCCAGAGAAGACGCTGTGGGTTTGTAATCCGTTATGTTCCCACGTGTGCGTACCCCATACAG GATCCTGATCGTCCCAGGAAATTTCCTGCTGCAAAGTTGATCTCTGGAACAGATCAATTCAACCATTTCTCAGACAAAAGCACATGA